TTGCTGTGCCCGCAGTAATGACATCGTCAACAATGAGAATGTTCCCAGTCAAAGGGGCACCTAATAAAATACCCCCCTCGCCATGCGTTTTAGGCTCTTTTCTGTCAAACGTAATCGCAAGATCTCTGTCGTAGCGGGTCCTTAAGGCAATACCGGCCGCGGTCGCCAGCGGAATACCCTTATAAGCGGGTCCGAATAAACCATCTAGACCCTCTAACATAGGCTGTGCTGCCTGCGCGTAACAATTACCCAGTGTTGCCATGGCCTCGCCTGTTGAGAAGACGCCCGCATTAAAAAAGTAGGGGCTTACACGGCCTGATTTTAGGGTAAATTCGCCAAACTTGAGCGCCCCAAAACGGATAGCAAGCTCGATAAACTGATTTTTGCTGTCAGATTCCTGCATTAAAACGCCCCAAAGAAACGCAAAATAAAATGGTAAAGATGAAGCCTAGCCATGCCTTGACGTTTCAAGTCACAAACTAACTAACGTAGTATACCCCTGTCGGTAATTAGGAAACAGAAATGAAGGTGTTATCACTGGTAGTCGAGGGCCTTGAGCGAGCTCGCGAGGATGGGCTAGTCCCTTGGGTCTTTCAGCAGGATGCTGACATCATTTGTTTACAAGATACGCAGTGCTCTGAATATTCGCTTACGTCCAACGACTTCTTTCCCAGCGAATACCACGCTTACTTCGCCGACAATTATGATGATCATCGCACTAACGGCGTTGCTCTTTACTGCCGTGAGATGCCCAAGGCCATAATGTTTGGTCTGGGGTTCATGGATTACGACCCCTTAGGTTTGTACATTCAAGCCGATTACCCAGAACTCAGTGTAGGCAGTATTTTGGTGCCTTCCATTCAGTCAAAGGATGATCCTTCGCGAAAAATGCACTTCCTCAACCAGCTTGGTGGGCATTTACAGAAAGTGCGCAATAAAAAACGTGAATTTATTCTTTGCGGCGGCTGGGAGCTCGCTTGGCAACCCAGAGATGCCGAAGAATCGGGCAACCGTCTCGATATACCGGGGTTTAGCAGCGAGGAGCGAGACTGGCTCGGCTCGCTCTACCGAGCAGGCTATACCGATGCCTTCCGACAAGTGGATCACGAAGACGATGACTTCACATGGTGGCCTGAAGGTGACGACAAGCCTGGCCTGCGAACAGACACGCAGATCATTTCGGACGGTCTCGCCGAGAGGGTAACCGCCGCCTACGTGGAGGGCGAAGAGGCCTTCTCAAGCCATGCACCCGTGATTATCGAATACGATCTCAACCTATGACGCAGCCAATGCCGCCGTCTGCGCTGCATGAAGTTGAATCCCAGCCGATTCCGCAAGATCCAACAAGGCATTCAATTCCGCCCGGCTAAATACCTTTTCTTCGGCCGTACCCTGCACTTCTATAAGACCGCCGTTGGCGAGCATCACCACATTGATGTCACTGTCGGCGGTTGAATCTTCTGGGTAATCAAGGTCAAGAACAGCCGTGCCTTGCCACATACCCACAGAAACGGCGGACACCATGCTGATTAGCGGATCAGTTTTGAGGTTGCCGGTACGCTGCAAGGCGTTTAAAGCAGCAACCAAAGCCACGCTTGCTCCCGTAATGGCGGTTGTTCGTGTCCCACCATCAGCCTGCAGAACATCGCAGTCGATGGTAATTGTTCGCTCGCCCAGCTTTTTTAAATCAATGCTTGCACGCAACGACCGGCCAATTAATCGCTGAATCTCAACAGTTCGACCACTCTGTTTTCCTCGAACGGCCTCTCTATCAACTCGGGAGTTGGTAGAGCTGGGAAGCATCCCGTACTCGGCCGTCAGCCAGCCTTGTCCTTTTCCCCTTAAAAACCCGGGCACCCCCTCGCTAATTGAGGCCGTGCAAAGTACACGCGTATCCCCAAATGACGCCAAAACGCTGCCGGCCGCCTGCTTGGTGAATCCGAGCTCAAAGGACACGTCCCTCATCTGATCGGGGCGACGGCCGCTGGGCCTATTACAGGAATCTTCAGTCATTTCAGTCCTTTTTGTTTGGGGAGGTCTATCGCAATAGATGTTCCCAGTCAGTCTACTTGATAGACTAAACACTTTGTTAAATGTTGGAGTATTCAATGGCACAAAGCATGACAGGCTTTGCCAGCCAAACCACGACCCTAGGCGAGTGGAAGCTGTCATTTGAGTGCAAATCTGTCAACAGCCGCTTTCTCGACATTACGCTTAAGCTGCCTGACGTTGTAAAGGTCTGTGAGTCACAGCTCAGGCAAACAATAAGTGATGCGCTTGTTCGAGGTAAAGTGGAGCTCGCGATTCGACTTGAACGTGACGAGAGCTTCCCCGAAGGCAAAGTCAATGCAGATAAATTAGCCGAACTCGAGCAGGCCCTAGAAACCATTAGAAATAACGTGTCTGATGTACGCCCGCCGTCAGCACTCGACGTGCTTCAAATGCCCGGCGTTTGGGTTAGCGAAAAGGCCGACACAAGCAGCCTCGTTGCACATTGCCTCACTTGCGCCCCCGAAGTATTGACGGCCTTGGTTGCTCATCGACAGTCAGAAGGATCCCGACTTGAGGCAATGCTTAAAGAGCGTTGTGTCGCCATCACACACATTGTTACCGCTTATCGCAAAGAGTTGCCCGCGCTTACTGACGCCCATGAACAGAAACTGCGCGATCGCATTGCGGCACTCAACATTAACCATGATGAAAAACGCCTCGAAGAAGAGTTGGTCTTTCTTGCCAATAAGTCAGATGTTGCCGAGGAACTTGACCGGCTGGAAGCGCACATAGAGGCTATTTATGAGGCGCTTAACAGCAACGAGCCTTGCGGTCGGCGGCTCGATTTCCTTATGCAGGAACTCAATCGGGAGGCAAACACATTGGGGTCTAAAACGACCTCACTGTCCACAACCAATGCCGCGGTTGAGCTAAAAGTACTGATAGAGCAAATGCGAGAGCAGGTACAGAACCTTGAGTAAAAATAGAAAAATACAGGGCCAGCTGTATGTTGTCTCCGCT
The Candidatus Paraluminiphilus aquimaris genome window above contains:
- the pyrE gene encoding orotate phosphoribosyltransferase, whose product is MQESDSKNQFIELAIRFGALKFGEFTLKSGRVSPYFFNAGVFSTGEAMATLGNCYAQAAQPMLEGLDGLFGPAYKGIPLATAAGIALRTRYDRDLAITFDRKEPKTHGEGGILLGAPLTGNILIVDDVITAGTAIRHSVDLIRDHGANPVGVVIGLDRCERGVGAQSAVEEVQTSLGLTVTSVITMHDIIEWLEMQPELNGSLQKMNAYREQYGV
- a CDS encoding exodeoxyribonuclease III, translated to MKVLSLVVEGLERAREDGLVPWVFQQDADIICLQDTQCSEYSLTSNDFFPSEYHAYFADNYDDHRTNGVALYCREMPKAIMFGLGFMDYDPLGLYIQADYPELSVGSILVPSIQSKDDPSRKMHFLNQLGGHLQKVRNKKREFILCGGWELAWQPRDAEESGNRLDIPGFSSEERDWLGSLYRAGYTDAFRQVDHEDDDFTWWPEGDDKPGLRTDTQIISDGLAERVTAAYVEGEEAFSSHAPVIIEYDLNL
- the rph gene encoding ribonuclease PH, with protein sequence MTEDSCNRPSGRRPDQMRDVSFELGFTKQAAGSVLASFGDTRVLCTASISEGVPGFLRGKGQGWLTAEYGMLPSSTNSRVDREAVRGKQSGRTVEIQRLIGRSLRASIDLKKLGERTITIDCDVLQADGGTRTTAITGASVALVAALNALQRTGNLKTDPLISMVSAVSVGMWQGTAVLDLDYPEDSTADSDINVVMLANGGLIEVQGTAEEKVFSRAELNALLDLAESAGIQLHAAQTAALAAS
- a CDS encoding YicC/YloC family endoribonuclease, with the protein product MAQSMTGFASQTTTLGEWKLSFECKSVNSRFLDITLKLPDVVKVCESQLRQTISDALVRGKVELAIRLERDESFPEGKVNADKLAELEQALETIRNNVSDVRPPSALDVLQMPGVWVSEKADTSSLVAHCLTCAPEVLTALVAHRQSEGSRLEAMLKERCVAITHIVTAYRKELPALTDAHEQKLRDRIAALNINHDEKRLEEELVFLANKSDVAEELDRLEAHIEAIYEALNSNEPCGRRLDFLMQELNREANTLGSKTTSLSTTNAAVELKVLIEQMREQVQNLE